From the genome of Zonotrichia albicollis isolate bZonAlb1 chromosome 20, bZonAlb1.hap1, whole genome shotgun sequence, one region includes:
- the RIMS3 gene encoding regulating synaptic membrane exocytosis protein 3 isoform X1: MDSRRIQENPGDPSAAPGPGAPLVAIPHPSLSLGSFPFPWILSLGSFPFPWILPFPLDPSLSLGSFPFPWILPFPLGPFLSLGSFPFPWILPFPLDPFLSLGSFPFPWILPFPLDPSLSLGSFPFPWILPFPLGPFLSLGSFPFPWILSFSLDPSLFLGSFPFPWILPFPLDPSLFLGSFPLGPSLSLGSFPFPWVLPFPLDPSLFLGSFPLDPSLSLGSFPLDPSLFLGSFPLDPSLSLGSSPFPWILPFPLDPSLFLGSFPFPWVLPFPLDPFLSLGSFPFPWVLPFPLDPSLGSFPFPWILSLGSFPFPWILSLGSFPFLGSFPFPWILSLFLGSFPLDPSLFLGSFPLGPSLFLGSFPFPWVLPFPLDPFLFLGSFPWILSFSLDPSLGSFPFPWILPFSLGPSLSLGSFPFPWILPFSLDPFPWILPFSLGPFPWILPFPLDPFLGSFPFPWILPFSLDPSLSPLFPFLQDPELVHSATSRVLFLGWFFLCCFCFPVE; the protein is encoded by the coding sequence ATGGACTCCAGGAGAATCCAGGAGAATCCAGGAGatcccagtgctgccccagggccTGGAGCTCCGCTTGTTGCTATACCtcatccttccctttcccttggatccttccctttcccttggatcctttcccttggatcctttcctttcccttggatccttccctttcccttggatccttccctttcccttggatcctttcctttcccttggatccttccctttcccttgggtcctttcctttcccttggatccttccctttcccttggatccttccctttcccttggatcctttcctttcccttggatccttccctttcccttggatccttccctttcccttggatccttccctttcccttggatcctttcctttcccttggatccttccctttcccttgggtcctttcctttcccttggatccttccctttcccttggaTCCTTTCGTTTTCCTtggatccttcccttttccttggatcctttcctttcccttggatccttccctttcccttggatccttcccttttccttggatCCTTTCCCTTGggtccttccctttcccttggatccttcccttttccttgggtccttccctttcccttggatccttcccttttccttggatcctttcccttggatccttccctttcccttggatcctttcccttggatccttcccttttccttggatcctttcccttggatccttccctttcccttggatcctctcctttcccttggatccttccctttcccttggatccttcccttttccttggatccttccctttcccttgggtccttccctttcccttggatcctttcctttcccttggatccttccctttcccttgggtccttccctttcccttggatccttcccttggatccttccctttcccttggatcctttcccttggatccttccctttcccttggatcctttcccttggatccttccctttccttgggtccttccctttcccttggatcctttcccttttccttggatcctttcccttggatccttcccttttccttggatCCTTTCCCTTGggtccttcccttttccttgggtccttcccttttccttgggtccttccctttcccttggatcctttccttttccttggatccttcccttggatcctttccttttccttggatccttcccttggatcctttcctttcccttggatccttcccttttccttgggtccttccctttcccttggatccttccctttcccttggatccttcccttttccttggatcctttcccttggatccttcccttttccttgggtcctttcccttggatccttccctttcccttggaTCCTTTCCTTggatccttccctttcccttggatccttcccttttccttggatccttccctttccccactTTTTCCATTCCTTCAGGACCCAGAGCTTGTGCACTCGGCCACATCCagggttttatttttgggttggttttttttgtgttgtttttgtttCCCTGTGGAATGA
- the RIMS3 gene encoding regulating synaptic membrane exocytosis protein 3 isoform X2, producing the protein MFNGDASSSSARNVVRSSSISGEMYSLEKSARGSADSVSVTVTASKKRRSSLGAKMVAIVGLSQWSKSTLQLNQTEGGPKKLRSTIRRSTETGIAVEMRTRVTRQGSRESTDGSTNSNSSDGTFIFPTTRLGAESQFSDFLDGLGPGQLVGRQTLATPPMGDVHVGMADRNGQLEVDVIQARGLIPKMGSKCIPATYVKVYLLENGVCLAKKKTKVVKKTCDPSYQQPLLFEESPQGKVLQVIVWGDYGRMDHKCFMGMAQIILEELDLSSAVSGWYKLFPTSSLADSSIGPLTRRLSQSSLESSTSPSCP; encoded by the exons ATGTTCAACGGGGATGCCAGCTCCTCGTCTGCCCGGAATGTGGTGCGCAGCTCCAGCATCAGCGGCGAGATgtacagcctggagaagagcgcgcgcggcaGCGCCGACTCCGTCTCCGTCACCGTCACCGCCAGCAAGAAGCGGCGCTCCAGCCTGGGCGCCAAGATGGTGGCCATCGTGGGGCTGTCCCAGTGGAGCAAGAGCACCCTGCAGCTCAACCAGACCG AGGGCGGCCCCAAAAAGCTGCGCAGCACCATCCGCAGGAGCACCGAGACCGGCATCGCCGTGGAGATGAGGACCAGGGTGACCCGGCAGGGCAGCCGGGAGTCCACGGACGGCAGCACCAACAGCAACAGCTCCGACGGCAC GTTCATCTTCCCCACCACGCGGCTGGGAGCCGAGAGCCAGTTCAGCGATTTCCTCGACGGgctggggccggggcagctcGTGGGGCGGCAAACCCTGGCGACCCCCCCGATGG GAGATGTCCACGTGGGCATGGCTGACCGCAACGGGCAGCTCGAGGTGGACGTGATCCAGGCCAGGGGGCTCATCCCAAAGATGGGCTCCAAGTGCATCCCTG CCACCTATGTGAAGGTTTACCTGCTGGAGAACGGCGTCTGCCTGGCCAAGAAGAAGACCAAGGTGGTGAAGAAAACCTGCGACCCCTCGtaccagcagcccctgctcttCGAGGAGAGTCCCCAGGGCAAAGTCCTGCAG GTGATCGTGTGGGGCGATTACGGGCGCATGGACCACAAGTGCTTCATGGGGATGGCCCAGATCatcctggaggagctggatcTCTCCAGCGCCGTCTCGGGCTGGTACAAACTCTTCCCAACCTCCTCCCTGGCCGACTCCAGCATCGGACCCCTGACCCGGCGCCTCTCCCAGTCCTCCCTGGAGAGCTccaccagcccctcctgcccgtAG